One window of the Mycobacterium sp. SVM_VP21 genome contains the following:
- a CDS encoding potassium-transporting ATPase subunit F, with translation MNSVNVIGLTLAVAVVALLVAALLFPERF, from the coding sequence GTGAACTCCGTCAATGTCATTGGTCTGACGCTGGCCGTTGCGGTGGTGGCGCTGCTGGTGGCCGCACTGTTGTTCCCGGAACGGTTCTAG
- a CDS encoding potassium-transporting ATPase subunit C codes for MRFAGVIRSHWAALRALLVFTVVLGIGYPLLVWLVAQIPGLHARADGSLITDTVGRPVASALIGQSFTDTAGRPLPQYFQGRPSAAGIGYDALASGASNLGPESIVDLPAAPSLLTQVCARSVAVAKTEGLDAGAASRPFCTAKGRGAVLAVFGPRGPSGTVAHPTRVVSINEPCATGSQTFVNGYHGVRVECARPGEDSAGQIVPIRGPASEPALVPADAVTASGSGLDPDISPAYAELQIDRVARARGIRAEQVRAAVRAHQSGRLLGFLGEARVNVVAVNLELDHEHPVPGCCSDG; via the coding sequence ATGAGATTTGCGGGCGTGATTCGCAGCCACTGGGCCGCGCTGCGCGCACTACTTGTCTTCACCGTTGTGCTCGGCATCGGCTACCCGCTGCTCGTCTGGCTGGTGGCGCAGATCCCGGGTCTGCACGCACGTGCCGATGGGTCGTTGATCACCGACACCGTTGGCCGACCGGTCGCCAGCGCACTGATCGGGCAGTCGTTCACCGACACTGCCGGCCGCCCACTGCCGCAGTACTTTCAGGGCAGGCCGTCAGCGGCCGGCATCGGCTACGACGCCTTGGCCAGTGGAGCGAGCAATCTTGGCCCGGAGAGCATCGTCGACCTGCCCGCTGCGCCGAGCCTGCTCACCCAGGTCTGCGCCCGCAGCGTGGCGGTTGCGAAAACCGAAGGCCTTGACGCGGGGGCTGCGTCGCGGCCGTTCTGCACCGCCAAGGGGCGGGGCGCTGTGCTGGCTGTGTTCGGCCCGCGTGGCCCCAGCGGCACCGTCGCCCATCCGACCCGGGTGGTCAGTATCAATGAGCCGTGTGCCACCGGCAGCCAGACGTTTGTCAACGGTTATCACGGCGTTCGGGTGGAATGCGCCCGGCCCGGTGAGGATTCGGCCGGCCAGATCGTGCCGATCCGTGGGCCCGCGTCCGAGCCAGCGCTGGTTCCCGCCGACGCCGTCACCGCCAGCGGCAGCGGTCTGGACCCCGATATCTCGCCGGCTTACGCCGAACTTCAAATCGACCGAGTCGCCAGGGCCCGGGGGATACGCGCCGAGCAGGTCCGTGCCGCGGTCCGCGCTCACCAGAGCGGGCGACTGCTCGGGTTCCTCGGTGAGGCCCGCGTCAACGTGGTTGCGGTGAACCTGGAACTAGACCACGAGCATCCTGTTCCCGGTTGCTGTTCCGATGGATGA
- the kdpA gene encoding potassium-transporting ATPase subunit KdpA, translating to MSTTTVGVLFLASLVVALVAVHVPLGDYMYRVYTRETHSRSERFVYRSIGVNPESEQTWAGYARSVLAFSAVCVVFLFVLQLVQRKLPLHLHDPATSMTPGLAWNTAVSFVTNTNWQAYAGESTQGHLVQMAGLTVQNFVSAAAGMAVAVAFVRGFVGRRTAVLGSFWVDLVRGTLRILLPVAVVGATVLIAGGVVQNFHLNDQTITTLTGAPQTIPGGPVASQEVIKLLGTNGGGFYNANSAHPFENPTAWTNWVEIFLLAVIAFSLPRTFGRMVGNTKQGHAIAAVMAVIALLSVSLLGWSQLAHHGTVPTAVGAATEGIEQRLGVADSAVFAAATTLTSTGAVDSTHDSYTSLGGLLTMVDMQLGEVAPGGVGSGLYGILILAVITVFVAGLMVGRTPEYLGKKISSREIKLAASYFLVTPVVVLCGTAISIALPGLRSAMANTGPHGLSEVLYAFTSAVNNNGSAFAGLAADGTWYETALGIAMLVGRFLPMILVLALAGAFAAQGQTPQSIGTLPTHKPQFVGMVVGVTLILVALTFLPALALGPLAEGLH from the coding sequence TTGAGTACCACAACCGTGGGCGTCTTGTTCCTGGCGTCGTTGGTGGTGGCGCTGGTGGCGGTGCATGTACCGTTGGGCGACTACATGTATCGGGTCTACACCCGTGAAACGCACTCCCGCAGCGAGCGATTCGTCTACCGGTCGATCGGGGTCAACCCGGAGTCCGAACAGACCTGGGCCGGCTATGCGCGCAGTGTGCTGGCGTTCTCCGCCGTCTGCGTGGTGTTCTTGTTCGTTCTGCAACTCGTTCAGCGCAAGCTTCCCCTGCACCTGCATGATCCGGCGACATCGATGACGCCTGGGTTGGCGTGGAACACCGCGGTCAGCTTTGTCACCAACACCAACTGGCAGGCCTATGCCGGCGAGTCGACGCAAGGTCATCTGGTGCAGATGGCCGGCCTGACGGTGCAGAACTTCGTCTCCGCCGCGGCCGGAATGGCGGTAGCCGTCGCGTTCGTCCGCGGGTTCGTTGGCCGGCGCACCGCAGTGCTGGGCTCATTCTGGGTTGACCTGGTTCGCGGCACCCTGCGTATCTTGTTGCCGGTCGCGGTCGTCGGCGCGACGGTATTGATCGCCGGTGGGGTTGTCCAGAACTTTCACCTCAACGACCAGACAATCACGACCCTGACCGGTGCACCGCAGACCATTCCCGGCGGTCCGGTGGCCAGCCAGGAGGTGATCAAGCTGCTCGGCACCAATGGGGGCGGCTTCTACAACGCCAATTCCGCGCATCCGTTCGAGAACCCGACCGCGTGGACCAACTGGGTTGAGATCTTCCTGCTGGCGGTCATTGCCTTCTCACTGCCCCGCACTTTCGGCCGAATGGTGGGTAACACCAAGCAAGGCCATGCGATCGCCGCCGTCATGGCCGTGATCGCCCTCCTCAGCGTCAGCCTGCTCGGCTGGTCGCAGCTGGCGCACCACGGCACCGTCCCCACCGCCGTGGGGGCGGCGACAGAAGGGATCGAGCAGCGGCTCGGCGTAGCCGACTCGGCGGTCTTCGCCGCAGCGACCACGCTGACCTCCACCGGCGCAGTGGATTCCACCCACGACTCCTATACCAGTCTGGGTGGCCTGCTGACGATGGTCGACATGCAGCTTGGGGAGGTCGCCCCCGGCGGTGTCGGCTCGGGCCTGTACGGCATCTTGATCCTCGCGGTGATCACCGTGTTCGTTGCCGGGTTGATGGTGGGGCGGACCCCAGAATATCTGGGCAAGAAGATCAGTTCACGCGAGATCAAGCTGGCGGCGAGCTATTTCCTGGTCACCCCAGTGGTTGTGCTGTGCGGAACGGCAATCTCGATTGCGTTGCCGGGCCTGCGCTCGGCGATGGCCAACACCGGACCGCACGGACTCTCCGAAGTGCTTTACGCGTTTACCTCCGCGGTGAACAACAATGGTTCCGCGTTCGCGGGACTGGCGGCCGACGGGACGTGGTACGAGACCGCGCTCGGGATCGCGATGCTGGTCGGCAGGTTCTTGCCGATGATCTTGGTGCTTGCGCTGGCCGGGGCGTTCGCTGCACAGGGCCAGACTCCGCAATCCATTGGCACGCTGCCCACCCACAAGCCCCAATTCGTCGGCATGGTCGTCGGGGTGACGCTCATTCTGGTCGCCCTCACCTTCCTGCCGGCACTGGCGTTGGGGCCACTCGCTGAAGGGCTGCACTGA
- a CDS encoding DUF501 domain-containing protein, translated as MVDPADLDAVGRQLGREPRGVLEISYRCPNGEPAVVKTAPKLPDGTPFPTLYYLTHPALTAAASRLESSGLMADMTERLRHDPELAAGYRAAHESYLAERDAIETLGTTFTGGGMPDRVKCLHVLMAHSLAKGRGVNPFGDEALAILAAEPAMAGILVPEQWL; from the coding sequence TTGGTTGATCCTGCCGACCTGGACGCGGTGGGCCGACAGCTGGGCCGAGAGCCTCGCGGCGTCCTGGAGATCTCCTATCGGTGCCCCAACGGCGAACCCGCCGTGGTCAAGACGGCCCCGAAGCTGCCGGACGGAACACCGTTTCCCACCCTGTACTACCTGACACACCCGGCGCTGACCGCCGCGGCCAGCCGATTGGAATCGTCGGGCCTGATGGCCGACATGACCGAGCGGCTGCGGCACGATCCCGAGCTCGCCGCCGGCTACCGGGCCGCTCACGAGTCCTATCTCGCCGAGCGGGATGCCATCGAGACGTTGGGAACCACGTTCACCGGCGGCGGCATGCCGGATCGGGTGAAATGCCTGCACGTGCTGATGGCGCATTCCCTGGCCAAGGGGCGTGGCGTCAACCCGTTCGGTGACGAGGCGCTGGCCATCCTGGCCGCCGAGCCGGCGATGGCTGGGATCCTGGTGCCGGAGCAGTGGCTGTGA
- a CDS encoding Ppx/GppA family phosphatase: MSIAGIDCGTNSIRLLIAEPVDGRLRDIHREMRIVRLGEGVDATGRFAPEAIERTRVALADYTELLVAHGVSRVRMVATSATRDAANRDVFFDMTAQVLGRAVAGAVAEVITGHEEAELSFRGAVGELDSADGPFVVVDLGGGSTEVVLGDPDDGVSASYSANIGCVRLTERCLHSDPPTAEEVSAAREVTRELLGQAVRAVPVQHARTWVGVAGTMTTLSALAYGLTEYDSAAIHLSRVGFDDLTAVCDQLIGMTRAQRAALGPMHPGRVDVIGGGAIVVEELARILAERAGIAELVVSEHDILDGIVLSIA; encoded by the coding sequence ATGAGCATTGCCGGAATCGACTGCGGCACCAACTCGATTCGCCTGTTGATCGCCGAGCCGGTCGACGGCCGGCTGCGCGACATCCACCGGGAGATGCGCATCGTCCGGTTGGGTGAGGGCGTCGACGCCACCGGGCGGTTTGCCCCCGAGGCGATCGAGCGCACCCGCGTGGCGTTGGCCGACTACACCGAGTTGCTTGTGGCACACGGTGTTTCACGAGTGCGGATGGTGGCGACGTCAGCTACCCGCGACGCGGCTAACCGTGACGTGTTCTTCGATATGACGGCACAGGTGCTGGGACGCGCCGTTGCGGGGGCGGTCGCCGAGGTGATCACCGGCCACGAGGAAGCCGAGTTGTCCTTCCGCGGCGCGGTGGGTGAATTGGACAGTGCCGACGGGCCCTTCGTGGTCGTCGACCTCGGCGGTGGTTCCACCGAGGTGGTGCTGGGCGATCCGGACGACGGGGTATCGGCAAGTTACTCGGCCAACATCGGCTGTGTCCGGTTGACTGAGCGCTGCCTGCACTCCGACCCGCCGACCGCTGAGGAAGTCTCCGCCGCTCGCGAGGTGACCCGCGAACTACTCGGCCAGGCAGTGCGGGCGGTGCCGGTGCAGCACGCGCGAACCTGGGTGGGGGTGGCGGGAACCATGACCACGCTGTCGGCCCTGGCGTACGGCCTGACCGAATACGATTCGGCCGCAATACATTTGTCGCGGGTCGGCTTCGATGACCTGACGGCGGTCTGCGATCAGCTGATCGGTATGACCCGCGCACAGCGGGCCGCACTGGGGCCGATGCACCCCGGCCGTGTCGACGTGATCGGCGGTGGGGCGATCGTGGTCGAAGAGCTGGCCCGCATCTTGGCTGAGCGTGCCGGAATCGCCGAGTTGGTGGTCAGTGAACACGACATCCTGGACGGCATCGTGCTCTCGATCGCCTAG
- a CDS encoding Lrp/AsnC family transcriptional regulator: protein MMDVLDAQILHALELAPRAPFRRIANAVDASEQSVARRYHRMRRAGVMRVVGLVNPRVHGDTQWVTRIHAKPDRMPQLAEALVRRSEVTHANILSGGTELVCVIRAPVGESGDGLLLQQLPRTAAVLDISVDLLLHAFGEPPTAPWSGYGHQLTGEQTAQILDGPAGLSPSGRPPAPTAQDQALFDVLADDGRAPQALMVQRTGWSVARVARRMADLESAGTLLYDIDLLPEQLGFRLNAMLWLDVAPQHLHQVGEVIAAHREIAFAGAISGRRNLLAIAICRDVDDLYRYLTEQLAAVDHIHACEVSIRTQRLKQSASLISRGRLVTARRS from the coding sequence ATGATGGATGTGCTCGACGCACAAATCCTCCACGCGCTGGAGTTGGCGCCACGGGCGCCGTTTCGCCGGATCGCCAACGCCGTCGACGCATCCGAGCAGAGCGTCGCCCGCCGCTACCACCGCATGCGTCGTGCCGGCGTGATGCGCGTCGTCGGACTGGTCAACCCCCGGGTGCACGGGGACACCCAATGGGTGACCCGTATCCATGCCAAGCCGGACCGCATGCCGCAGCTCGCCGAGGCGCTGGTGCGCCGATCGGAGGTCACCCACGCCAACATCCTGTCCGGCGGGACCGAACTGGTCTGCGTTATCCGCGCCCCGGTCGGTGAGAGCGGAGATGGCCTTCTGCTGCAACAACTTCCCCGAACCGCAGCGGTACTCGACATCAGCGTCGATCTACTGTTGCATGCGTTCGGCGAACCACCCACCGCGCCGTGGTCCGGCTACGGGCACCAACTCACCGGCGAGCAGACGGCCCAGATCCTCGATGGCCCGGCCGGCCTGTCGCCGAGCGGGCGGCCACCGGCCCCCACCGCGCAGGATCAGGCACTCTTCGATGTGCTCGCCGACGACGGCCGAGCCCCGCAGGCGCTGATGGTGCAGCGCACCGGCTGGTCGGTGGCGCGCGTGGCACGACGGATGGCGGACCTGGAAAGTGCCGGCACCCTGCTCTACGACATCGACCTGCTCCCCGAGCAGCTGGGCTTCCGACTCAATGCCATGCTGTGGCTCGACGTTGCTCCGCAGCACCTGCATCAGGTCGGCGAGGTGATCGCCGCCCACCGGGAGATCGCGTTCGCCGGCGCCATCAGCGGGCGCAGGAATCTGCTAGCCATCGCCATCTGTCGCGACGTGGATGACCTCTATCGTTATCTCACCGAGCAGCTGGCGGCCGTTGACCACATCCATGCCTGCGAGGTAAGCATCCGCACCCAACGGCTCAAGCAGTCCGCCTCCCTCATCTCACGAGGACGCCTGGTCACTGCACGCCGCAGTTGA
- a CDS encoding sensor histidine kinase KdpD, with translation MSAFGSRGRRGELRIYLGAAPGVGKTYAMLGEAHRRLERGTDLVAAVVETHGRRKTAELLEGIEVVPPRLIDYRGKRFPELDVPAVLARRPQVVLVDELAHTNTPGSVNAKRWQDVEELLAAGITVISTVNVQHLESLNDVVAQITGVEQLETVPDSVIRQASQIELVDIHPEALRRRLAHGNVYAPEKVDAALSNYFRSGNLTALRELALLWVADQVDAALAKYRADKKITDTWEARERVVVAVTGGPESETLVRRASRIASKSSAELMALHVLAGDGHSAVPTARMGKIRELAAGLGASLHIVVGDDVPTALLDFAREVNATQLVIGTSRRSRWARLFDEGIGAMVVRRSGKIDVHIVTHEESKQGFRITPISPRQRRALPWLAALLVPSAVCATTTTWLDPVLRLGGESALFFVSVLAVALLGGVAPAILSAVISGLLLNYFLIDPRHSFTIAETDSAVTEIVLLLVAVAVSVLVDRAAERAREAGRASQEAELLALFAGSVLRGADLETLLERVRETYALRAVSILRISTVDGQQAGQTVIAAAGADPCTTIDSADTAIDVGDDEFWMLIAGRQLAARDRRVLSAVAKQAAGLIRQRELTDEASRSEAVMRADELRRSLLSAVSHDLRTPLAGAKAAVSSLRADDVGFSPEDTSELLATVEESIDQLTVLVGNLLDSSRLAAGVVHPELGRVYLEEVVERALVSIGRGKTGIFRSGIDRVKVDVGDGVVLADAGLLERVLANLLDNALRYAPDGPIRVSACQVSGRVLINVADQGRGLPPGGERLFEPFQRIGDQNNTTGIGLGLSVARGFVESMGGTVSATETPGGGLTMVVDLAPPQETP, from the coding sequence GTGAGCGCTTTTGGCTCCCGCGGCAGACGTGGGGAGTTGCGTATCTATCTGGGTGCGGCCCCCGGTGTCGGCAAGACGTACGCGATGCTGGGCGAGGCCCACCGCCGGTTGGAACGAGGCACCGACCTGGTGGCCGCCGTGGTCGAGACGCACGGTCGAAGAAAGACGGCGGAATTGCTTGAGGGCATCGAGGTGGTTCCGCCCCGCCTGATCGACTACCGGGGCAAGCGTTTCCCCGAACTCGACGTTCCAGCGGTGCTGGCGCGACGACCGCAGGTCGTGCTCGTCGACGAGTTGGCCCACACCAATACGCCGGGCAGCGTCAACGCCAAACGGTGGCAGGACGTCGAGGAACTGCTCGCCGCCGGGATCACGGTGATCTCCACGGTCAATGTGCAGCATCTGGAGAGCCTCAACGACGTCGTCGCACAGATCACTGGTGTTGAGCAACTGGAGACGGTGCCGGATTCGGTCATCCGTCAGGCCTCGCAGATCGAACTCGTCGATATCCATCCGGAGGCGCTTCGCCGCCGGCTCGCCCACGGCAATGTCTATGCACCGGAGAAGGTCGATGCGGCATTGTCCAACTATTTCCGCAGCGGAAACCTCACCGCGCTAAGGGAATTGGCACTGCTGTGGGTGGCCGACCAGGTGGACGCCGCGCTGGCGAAGTACCGCGCGGACAAGAAGATCACCGACACCTGGGAAGCCCGCGAGCGGGTGGTGGTGGCCGTGACCGGCGGCCCGGAATCGGAGACGCTGGTACGGCGTGCCTCGCGGATCGCATCGAAGTCCAGCGCCGAGTTGATGGCGCTTCATGTGCTGGCCGGCGACGGCCACTCGGCCGTTCCCACGGCACGGATGGGAAAGATCCGTGAGTTGGCGGCTGGGCTCGGCGCCTCACTGCACATCGTCGTCGGCGACGACGTGCCGACCGCGCTATTGGACTTTGCCCGGGAAGTCAACGCCACCCAACTGGTGATCGGGACGTCGCGGCGGTCCCGCTGGGCGCGCTTGTTCGACGAGGGCATCGGCGCAATGGTGGTCCGGCGGTCGGGCAAGATCGATGTCCACATCGTGACTCATGAAGAGTCCAAACAAGGTTTCCGGATCACACCCATCTCACCGCGGCAACGCCGCGCGCTGCCCTGGCTGGCGGCGCTGCTCGTTCCTTCGGCGGTCTGCGCTACTACGACGACCTGGCTGGATCCGGTACTGCGCCTGGGCGGAGAGAGTGCACTGTTCTTCGTCAGCGTTCTGGCGGTGGCCCTGCTCGGCGGTGTGGCCCCAGCAATTCTTTCGGCCGTGATATCCGGTCTGCTCCTCAACTACTTCCTGATCGATCCCCGGCACAGTTTCACCATCGCCGAGACCGATTCGGCGGTCACGGAGATCGTGCTGCTGCTGGTGGCGGTCGCGGTGTCGGTGCTCGTGGATCGTGCGGCCGAACGAGCCAGGGAGGCCGGCCGCGCATCCCAGGAGGCGGAGTTGCTGGCCCTGTTCGCCGGGTCGGTATTGCGGGGCGCCGACCTCGAGACGCTGCTGGAGCGCGTCCGGGAGACCTATGCACTACGGGCGGTGAGCATCCTGCGGATATCTACTGTCGACGGCCAGCAGGCCGGTCAGACGGTGATTGCTGCCGCGGGCGCTGACCCGTGTACGACTATCGACTCTGCGGACACCGCCATCGACGTCGGCGACGACGAATTCTGGATGCTGATCGCGGGCAGACAGTTGGCGGCGCGTGATCGACGCGTGTTGTCCGCAGTGGCCAAGCAGGCGGCCGGATTGATCAGGCAACGCGAATTGACCGACGAGGCGAGCCGATCCGAGGCTGTGATGCGAGCCGATGAACTGCGCCGCTCGCTGCTGTCCGCCGTCAGCCACGATCTGCGTACGCCGCTGGCGGGTGCCAAGGCCGCGGTGTCGAGTCTGCGCGCCGACGACGTCGGGTTCTCACCGGAGGACACCAGCGAACTGTTGGCCACCGTGGAGGAGTCGATCGACCAACTCACCGTTCTGGTCGGAAATCTCCTCGACTCGTCCCGGTTGGCCGCCGGAGTGGTACACCCCGAGCTGGGTCGGGTGTATCTGGAAGAAGTCGTGGAACGGGCCCTGGTCAGTATCGGACGGGGGAAGACCGGCATCTTCCGTTCGGGCATCGACAGAGTCAAAGTCGACGTTGGTGACGGGGTCGTGCTCGCCGACGCCGGACTCCTGGAACGCGTGTTGGCCAACCTCCTCGACAACGCGTTGCGCTATGCCCCCGATGGCCCGATCCGGGTCAGTGCGTGTCAGGTCAGTGGTCGGGTTCTGATCAATGTTGCCGACCAGGGACGTGGCCTACCGCCGGGCGGGGAGCGCCTGTTTGAGCCGTTCCAGCGGATCGGCGATCAGAACAACACCACCGGTATCGGCCTGGGCTTGTCGGTAGCACGCGGGTTCGTCGAGTCGATGGGCGGAACGGTCTCCGCCACCGAGACGCCGGGCGGCGGCCTCACTATGGTGGTGGATCTGGCTCCGCCGCAGGAGACTCCGTGA
- the kdpB gene encoding potassium-transporting ATPase subunit KdpB, with translation MRSATTVSLAALPAALRKLDPRTLWHNPVMLIVEVGAVWSTVLAIGEPTWFGWLIVCWLWLTVVIANLAEAVAEDRGKAQADTLRKSKSDTVARRLRGWAPNTPGIEESVAAPRLQRGDIVVVEAGQIIPGDGDVVEGIASVDESAITGESAPVIRESGGDRSAVTGGTLVLSDRIVVRITQKPGQSFVDRMIALVEGANRQKTPNEIALNILLAALTLIFVVAVATLQPLAIYSKANNPGISDTAALDGNGVTGIVLVALLVCLIPTTIGALLSAIGIAGMDRLVQRNVLAMSGRAVEAAGDVNTLLLDKTGTITLGNRQASEFLPIAGVSAAELADAAQLSSLADETPEGRSIVVYAKEAYGLRTRTSGELTAAFWVEFTAVTRMSGVDISGRQLRKGAANSVSDWVRCHGGDIPAELGRIVDGISAAGGTPLVVGEVLVGGPAVVLGVIALRDVVKQGMRERFDAMRLMGIRTVMITGDNPLTAKAIADEAGVDDFLAEATPEDKLMLIKREQQGGRLVAMTGDGTNDAPALAQADVGVAMNTGTSAAKEAGNMVDLDSDPTKLIEIVEIGKQLLITRGALTTFSIANDIAKYFAIIPALFVTIFPGLGLLNVMRLHSPQSAILSAVVFNALVIAALIPLALRGVHYVPGSASALLSRNLAVYGLGGIVAPFIGIKLIDLLVQLLPGMG, from the coding sequence ATGCGCTCGGCCACAACCGTCTCGCTGGCGGCACTGCCCGCGGCGTTGCGCAAGCTCGATCCCCGGACCCTGTGGCACAACCCGGTGATGCTGATCGTCGAGGTCGGCGCGGTGTGGTCCACGGTGCTGGCCATCGGCGAGCCAACTTGGTTCGGCTGGCTGATCGTGTGCTGGTTGTGGCTGACCGTGGTCATTGCCAATCTGGCCGAGGCCGTCGCCGAAGATCGCGGGAAGGCGCAGGCCGACACGCTGCGAAAGTCGAAGTCCGACACCGTCGCACGTCGGCTGCGTGGTTGGGCGCCCAATACGCCCGGCATCGAAGAGTCGGTCGCGGCGCCCCGGTTGCAACGGGGCGACATCGTCGTTGTCGAAGCGGGTCAGATCATCCCCGGCGACGGCGACGTGGTGGAGGGCATCGCGTCGGTGGACGAATCGGCGATCACCGGCGAATCGGCGCCGGTGATCCGCGAATCCGGCGGCGACCGTTCCGCGGTCACCGGCGGAACGCTGGTCTTGTCGGACCGGATCGTGGTCCGGATTACCCAGAAGCCAGGACAGAGCTTTGTCGACCGGATGATCGCGCTGGTCGAGGGCGCCAACCGGCAGAAGACCCCGAACGAGATCGCACTGAACATCCTGCTGGCCGCGCTGACCCTGATCTTCGTGGTGGCGGTCGCAACGCTGCAACCGTTGGCGATCTACTCCAAGGCCAACAACCCGGGAATCTCGGATACGGCGGCGCTCGATGGCAACGGTGTCACCGGCATCGTCTTGGTGGCACTGCTGGTCTGTCTGATCCCCACTACGATCGGTGCGCTGCTGTCGGCCATCGGAATTGCCGGCATGGACCGGCTGGTGCAGCGCAATGTGCTCGCCATGTCCGGCCGTGCGGTCGAGGCCGCCGGCGACGTCAACACATTGCTGCTGGACAAGACCGGCACGATCACGCTGGGCAATCGGCAGGCATCGGAGTTCCTCCCGATCGCCGGGGTAAGCGCCGCCGAGCTCGCCGACGCCGCCCAATTGTCCAGTCTTGCCGACGAAACTCCCGAAGGCCGCTCCATCGTGGTCTACGCCAAGGAGGCTTACGGGTTGCGAACCCGGACATCGGGCGAGCTCACCGCAGCGTTCTGGGTCGAATTCACCGCGGTGACCCGGATGTCCGGGGTCGACATCAGCGGCCGCCAATTGCGTAAGGGCGCCGCCAATTCCGTCAGCGACTGGGTGCGCTGCCACGGCGGTGACATCCCCGCCGAGCTCGGCCGGATCGTCGACGGAATCAGCGCTGCCGGCGGAACACCGCTGGTGGTCGGTGAGGTGCTCGTCGGCGGGCCGGCCGTGGTGCTCGGTGTCATTGCGCTGCGGGACGTGGTGAAGCAGGGCATGCGCGAGCGGTTCGACGCGATGCGGCTAATGGGTATCCGGACCGTGATGATCACCGGCGACAACCCGTTGACCGCCAAGGCGATTGCCGATGAAGCCGGTGTCGACGACTTCCTCGCCGAAGCCACCCCCGAAGACAAGCTGATGCTGATCAAACGCGAGCAGCAGGGTGGACGACTGGTCGCGATGACCGGCGACGGGACCAACGACGCACCGGCGCTGGCGCAGGCCGACGTCGGGGTGGCGATGAACACCGGCACCAGCGCCGCCAAGGAGGCGGGCAACATGGTGGACCTGGACTCCGACCCCACCAAGCTCATCGAGATCGTAGAGATCGGCAAACAGCTGCTGATCACCCGAGGCGCGCTGACCACTTTCTCGATCGCCAACGACATCGCCAAGTATTTCGCCATCATCCCAGCGCTGTTCGTAACGATCTTCCCGGGCCTGGGCCTGCTCAACGTGATGAGGTTGCACAGCCCGCAATCGGCGATCCTGTCGGCGGTGGTCTTCAATGCGCTGGTGATCGCCGCGCTGATCCCGCTGGCACTGCGTGGGGTCCACTACGTTCCGGGCAGTGCGTCGGCGCTGCTCAGCCGAAACCTCGCCGTCTACGGCCTGGGCGGGATCGTCGCCCCGTTCATTGGAATCAAGCTCATCGACCTGCTGGTTCAACTCCTGCCCGGAATGGGGTGA
- a CDS encoding septum formation initiator family protein: MSDPKRPDAKRRAATSRPGRGGENGRAHPRRTPPVRRGAGAARTPPSSPVGAVKRAIAAAAEQSSDLRVGFTARRAVILAAVMCVLTLTVAGPVRTFFAQHAEMKQQSQLETTLHRQITDLQQQKANLEDPAHIRAQARQRLGFVMPGEIPYQVQLPAPAEVPGEPGAEPLAAPSGDPWYTALWHTIADAPHPPPPPPVPPWLPAPPAPVVPVG, from the coding sequence ATGTCCGATCCGAAACGGCCTGACGCCAAGCGGCGTGCCGCGACGTCGCGGCCGGGACGGGGCGGGGAGAACGGACGTGCGCACCCGCGCCGGACGCCGCCGGTGCGCCGGGGGGCAGGCGCCGCGCGGACCCCACCGTCGTCACCGGTCGGTGCGGTCAAACGAGCCATTGCAGCGGCGGCCGAGCAGAGCTCGGACCTGCGGGTGGGCTTCACCGCCCGGCGGGCGGTGATCCTGGCCGCAGTGATGTGCGTCCTCACGCTGACCGTCGCCGGGCCGGTCCGTACGTTCTTCGCCCAACACGCGGAGATGAAACAGCAGTCCCAATTGGAGACCACCCTGCACCGCCAGATCACCGACCTGCAGCAACAGAAAGCCAACTTGGAGGACCCCGCGCACATCCGGGCGCAGGCCCGTCAGCGGCTCGGCTTCGTCATGCCCGGCGAGATCCCGTATCAGGTCCAGCTGCCCGCGCCGGCCGAGGTGCCGGGTGAGCCGGGTGCCGAGCCCCTGGCCGCGCCCAGCGGGGATCCTTGGTACACCGCGTTGTGGCACACCATCGCCGACGCGCCGCATCCTCCGCCGCCGCCGCCCGTACCGCCGTGGCTTCCGGCTCCGCCCGCACCGGTGGTGCCCGTTGGTTGA